The Candidatus Bathyarchaeia archaeon genome segment TTGAGGTAACTCCGCAATCAGGCAGCAGGGGGGTTCCCTCCGTGACGTCGAAGCCTAAAACACGTCTTCCCTCCAAGCGGTTTAATACTCCAAACATCGTGGTGGGGGAGAGGCCCTCAGGCTCAGGGTTTCCAACGCCTGGAGCGTAGGATGGGTCGAAGACATCCATGTCGAGGGAAACGTATACTTTGTCTAGGCGGGTTAGCTCGCGTTCAACCTCCTTGAATACGGCTTGACCCTTTTCCATAAACGCCCTCGAACCAAGGTACTTCAACCCACATTTCCTGACAAACGCGATCTCCTCTTCACACGCTGCCCTTACCCCTAGGTGAACGATCTTATCAGCGCCCCTTTCTTCGATAATTCTCCTAAGAACCGAGGCGTGTCCGATGGTGCTGCCCATGTATTCCGGCCTAACGTCGAAGTGGGCGTCTAGGATCAGTAAACCCACATCCATGCTCAAAGCCCTAGAGGCCCCAAGCGTCACCGTATGCTCCCCACCAACCATGATAATTTTCTTCTTATCCTTCAGAATGTTGAAGCAAGCCTTCCTAACGGACTCAACAACTTCCCCCGCGTTGTTGGACACGAAGAGGTCGCCGGCATCGTGGATTTTAGCCTTCTCAACATCGTAGTTATGCCTAAAGCTGTAGCCTTCGATGTTGACCGAGGCCTCCCTAACTGATGAAGGGAAAAACCTTGACCCAGGCCTGTAGGTGGAGGTTCCGTCGAACGGCGCGCCGAAGAAAACGTATTCAGCCTCCTCATAGCCTGTAGAGGAGTTTAGAAACCTCCCTACGGTTGAAAAGTAAAATTCCGACATGTTTCGGCCATCCTTACCTTCCACCTTCAACCTCAACACCATTAGCACCTCTGTGCGGTATTGGATTTAAAATTACGCGACAGATAATTTGAAGGAGGTTTCTACCACATTTATCCAGACGTCTTGCAAACTCGAGCTCCTAGGACGCTGAAGAGTTTTAGAATCGTTTAAAACACCATCTTTAAGTATTTTAACCGTTTTAAAGGATTGAGAATAGAGAAACTAGTATAAACAGAGGATGTGTAGTGGGTTGAAAACTTTTCGGTTAAATACTGGTTTATTGGTTTCAGGCTTATACTTTATTTTGCAGTCGCTCCTATCTTCTTTAATCCTTATCATTCAAGGCGCGTTCAGTCCCGTCCTAATCCTTAACATCCTTTTAGGAATCATAGCAGGTTTGGGGGTTTTGATGAAAAGGAGGATAGGATTCTACATCGCCCTTCTCTCCGCCCCCATCGTGTTTACCGCATTCTTTTTCCCCGCACTATACTCTCTCAATATGTTTAGGGGAGTCGAGGGCGCGTCCTTCTTCGCATACCAGGTCGGCTTAATCCTAGTAGGATTGACTTGGCCCATAATGTGCTTCGTACTCATAGACAAACGCGAGGAGTTCAAGAAAGGACAAGTCCTTGAAACGGCGAGCTAATCGCGTACCTAAAAAATATACGTCGGAAATCATTGACTTAGGGGTTCGTGTTTCGATCATGAAGCAGCAAATAGGTGGTCGCATTGAAGCGCGATTCAAGACCTGAAATTCGCGAGTCCATTAAATCTAAAGTACGTGGAAAGCCTCGATTAAGGGCGGCGGCTAGACCGAGGGCCTCTCAAATGAATGGAGGGTTGGTTTCTTTCGTGATTCCAACGAGAAACGAGCCTAAAATCGGGACTTTAATCGAGGAGGTTAAACGCGTTATGAACTCCTTGCGGCGGAGGTTTGAGGTCATAGTGATCGATCGATCTGACGACGATACGATGGAGAGAGCCGCCAAGGCTGGCGCTAAGGTCTATACTCAGAGTAGTGTAGGGTTGGGTGGGGCTTTGATGGAGGGTTTGCTGAAGGCGAAGGGCGATTTGGTGTTCACGATGGATGGCGATTTGAGCCATAACCCTCAGTATATTCCACGATTCTTACAAGGGGTGGAGTTGGGTTTCGACGTGGTGGTGGGTTCAAGGAAACTGCCCGGTGGGGGGATTAAGGGATGGGGTTTGAGTCGGAAGTTGATTTCAGCGGTGGCCAACGCGGTTGGAAGGTGGCTCGCGGGGGTAAACGTGTCAGACCTCACCTCAGGGTATCGAGTCTATACGGCGAAGGCTGTGAGAAGCCTAGATCCAAACCTCATCACGGCCAGGGGGTTTTCGTTCCAGCTTGAGATCCTGTTCCATTTGCTAAGGAATGGGTTTAAGGCGACCTCAGTACCCATCGTATTTGTGGACAGGAAAGTTGGAAGGTCCAAGTTGACGAAGAGGGAGGTTTTCGAGTTTCTCCGCACTGCCTTCAGGCTGCTTCGACTTCGAGTCAGGAATGTATGGTAAGCTGGCCCTTACCTGTTTTTGGCGTTCGGTGGAAATGTCCTCTACTCTTGAAAAGCCCATCGATCACGGCTTTAGAATAGTTCAACAGCATCGTGTAAAAGAAGATGGATAAGTAGATTAGTTTGACGAACCCTCGAGCCCGATCCTTCAACGTGTTTTTCGACTTAAAAATCGTGGTGGTAGCGGCCGCCAGTGGAGCTGTGTAGATTACTGAGGATAAAATGACGTTGAAAATTAACAGAAGGTAGTTTTTGAGGTTTTCAAAGTAAAAGTTCTTGGGAAACATGAGGGCGTAAGCCGCTCCAACCCCCATTCCAACCAGCGAAATCGGGCATAGCGTGTATGTGGCCAAGTATATTATCGACTCAAAACGCTGAAGGAAGGTTAGGTTTTTCTCCGCGATCAAGGCTTTCCAATGCTTTTTCAAACACTCCGTGAACCCTCGAGCCCATCGATACTGCTGGTTTTTAAGGGCCTTAAACGTAGGGGGAATCTCACCTGGAACCTCTAAGTTCGGAAGGTATATGTGTTTCCATCCGTTTATCTTCAATCGAATGGAGAGGTCGAGGTCTTCGGCTAAGGTGTCGGCTTTCCATCCACCAACCTCCACAATCGCCTCCTTCCTGAACACGGCGCAGGTTCCGTTAAAATGGGGGATAAGGTTTGCAAGATACCGAGCGACTTGATCCACTTTATTGTATATGTCTATGGCCAAGGATATAGCCTTGGCGTACCACGAAAACTCGCCGTCAATATACGTCCATCGAGCCTGAACGAAGGCAACCCGATCATCCATATACAGGTATGGAATAACCTGCTTCAAGAAGTCTCTTGGAGGAATGAAGTCGGCGTCGAAGATCGCTATTACGTCTCCGCTGGAGGCTTCAAGGGCCCTTTGCAATGCGCCGGCCTTAAACCCCTCTCGGCTATTCCTATGGATCAGCTTTACCGAGGCATTTGTTTCCCTCATAAAGCTCTCCACGATCGCCGTGGTTCCGTCGTTAGAATCATCTATCACGATGACCTCCAACAGTTTCTTTGGGTAGTCAAGCCGCGCACAGGCTTCCAGTATCCTTCTAGCCACTCTTCGCTCATTGTAGAATGGAAGGTGTATGCTCACATTGGGCCAACGTCTCGGAGGAGGCGGCGTCTCATCATTCTTCTTCTTCAAAATCGATGAGGCTGTTAAGTACCATAGGTCTAGGGAGTATATGCCAGCCGCGGTGATTAATATGGACGTTAATATTAAGATGAGTTGTTGGAGGGGACTCAGCCCCGATGGGAGAATCTTCACTTTCACTCCACTCTTCTATGAGCATTCATTTGGTCTACGTGATTGATTTATAACTTTTATTAAATGGCCGCGAGGGTTAAATTCTATTCATGAAACCTTTGAGCCTGCGCCGAGTCATCGTTTTCAGCCTGCTGTCTAGGCTGGTCTTATCACCCCTCACCGGACATCCATGGGACTTAAAGGTCTGGCTTGATGTGGGTAAACGGGTTACGGAGGGAGATATGAACCTCTACAGTCTAAACGGAAGACCTGAATGGATGTGGGGGTATTACGCTTATCCTCCAGGTTGGATGGGTTGGTGCGGGCTAGCCTACCTATTTAACTTCAACATCCACTTATACGCAATCGTCCTGAAGCTTCCAATAATCCTCTCAGATCTAGCGACGGGCTATCTGATCTATCTTACCTTAAGGAGACTTGGTCAGTCGGAGGCTGAGTCCACATGTGGAGCGGCTCTATATTTTCTAAACCCTGTTTCGATCCTCATCTCGTCAGTTTGGGGCATGTTTGACGCCATACCAGCCATGCTCACCATCATGGCCTTAAACCTGTTCATGGAGAAAAGCGAGCTGAGAGCTGGGATTCTGCTGGGTCTTGGCATTCTTTTTAAACTATACCCCGTCTTCCTAATATTGGCTTTTCTGGGCCAGGCTCGCCAAAGCGGAACTACGCCTCGCAAGTTGCTGGGGTTTTTATCAACAACCGCGGCGATTCCATTAGTGGCTTCCATACCCTTCATCTTACGAGACTTCAAGGGATACGTGAACGCCCTGTTAAGCCATGCAGCTCCGTCAGGTTATATGAGCCTCTGGTTCACCATATCCCATTTATTCCACCCGTTAAAGGAGAAGAGCGGTGTATTGTTTTTAACCATGTTTATCACGTTGAATGTGTTTGTTTTTCGACGCCTCAGCCTTAGCAGGGGGTTGAACAACGAATCAATTTACCTGACTTCATTGCTAATAATGCTTTGTTTCTTCATCGCGTCCCCTAAGGTGAATCCTCAATATGTGGTGTGGCTTTTACCTTTAGCCATCATCGATTTCACCACCCGTCGAAGCGTTTTTACATATGGGTCGCTCAGCGGGATGACGGCTTTAACGTCCCTCATCATTACAGGAGCCATGGCTGTGAATAACTCGTTTCTATTAGTTGACGTCGGTTTCCCAGACCCGGCCGTTGTTCAAAGCTTCATGGCTGCTATTGCGATTTCCTCGATCCTTTTTCCAATCCTATGCCTCGCCTATTTTCGCCGTACCTTAACGTTAGGAGTTTATAGGCCCCGTTGGCCAGGAAGGCTTGGCGTGACTTTAATCCTCATCATATTGGCCCTCAGCTACTTCACAGCTCCCATCCCCAAGAAGGTGGATGTGAAAACTCCTTTCATTCTATCCATGCCTGAGAGCCCGGCTACTGGGTTTACACCCATGCTTGCCGAATATGGGGTGAGGGAATTTCAGTCAAAGTATCGGAGCGATGGAGTTGTTTTACTCTTCGGCCCTGACTTCATCAACACCTACAGTGGATATGATCCGGACAGAGATGTGAGGATGTTCTTCAAAGCGTATTACTATGATGAGTGGACGCAGAGGAGCGTTCGTGAGCTGGTTCGAAACCTGCACGAAGAGGGTGTGAAGGCGTATCTTGGAATCTTCACATTGAAGGATTATTTGGTCGATGGAAGGGGTTATGTTTCGCCATGGCTGAATAATCACAGCGAGGTCGTGGATGATAATCTCTTAAGGTTCGATAAAACCCTCCTCGAAAACGGGTCATCTCAAGCCTATTACGTTTATTTTAGCGAAAAAACTTTGAGGGTCGTGGTTGACTTCAACTTTGACGGGGTGGCCATTTTAAACCTCGTTTTAGAAGTGCCCCCCGCAGGATATTTCGAAGGTTTGTTAAAGTTGGCTGACCATTTGAATCGAACCATGGAGAAGGAGGTAATCCTCTGCGACACAATCGGAAGAAAGGCGTTCAACGACTATGAGGCGTTGCTGACTTACTCAGACCACCTCATCGTGCAGGCTTTACCTTGGTCTCGCGGCGTATACTACATGAAGGGAGAATATTGGTTTAGTAGTTTGATGCCTCAGGTAGCCGAAGCGGTGATGGGGGTAGGGCCTACCGGTAGGGCGAGGATTCTGTTAACGGTGGAGGTGATGGATGAACAGGAAGGATGGGTTAACTCACTTTATCTTATTAAAAGGGAGTTAAACGAGTTTGAAAAACTGGGGGTAGGTGGGCTCGTACTGGTTTACGCTAACCGGTTTTCTCCGTACTCGCTGAGCCGCCTTGACCTCTAAACCTTTTCACATAGCAGTTGGGGCACGTTAACAAAGGCCTTCGACGCGTAGTCTTGACCTGAACCATTTGAAACCCACATTCCGAGCATTTCTTATCCGTAAGCGTTAATTTACCGGTCTGGGGAAGCGGGAGTGTGAAGCCGCATCTATTCGAACAACCAATAAACCTCTTCCCTGTGCTGCGGCTTTTAACCACCTTCATAGGGGCCCCGCAGCTTGGACACGGCGTATTTAAGGCTTTGTTCTCAGTTTTCATTCGTTTTAAAGCCTCAGACAGCTGGCTTCCCACGTTATTCTCCTCAAGCTTCAATTTTAGTAGGGCGTTCCTGAGGTTTACGGATGACTGGTAGACGACTTCTTCCCTAGTTTTCAACCCTAACTCGATTTTCTGCATTTGCTCTTCAAGGCTTCTTGTTAAATCCACATCTATGATCTCGGGGCAGTAATGCGACAGAAGGTCTATGACCTTTTGAGCTAGGATTGTGGCCTTCATCTGCTCGCCTTCTACATATCCTCGGCTGTAGAGCGTGTCGATAATGTCGGCTCTGGTGGCTTTCGTGCCGATTTCCTCTCTCTCCATCCTTTTCAGCAAGCTTCCAGGGTTAAACCGAGGTGGTGGCTGAGTATACTTTAACTGAACGACGGACTTTAGAACCTTCACCTTCATGCCTTCCTCGATGAACGGTATGGGCTGACCTTCCGCTTCCAAGTGAGGGTAGATCTCTGTCCATCCTGGCTCCAAAACTCTTAAACCCTTCAAGTAAAACGAATAGCCTTCCACGTCGATTTCAGCCCTGAGAAACTCCTTCAGCGAGGGCCTCGCGAAAGTCGAGAGAAAACGCCTCACTATCAGGTCATATATCTTTTCTCCATAGCTGGGCAGGGGTTGGATTGGACGCTGACCCGTAGGATAGATGGCGGGGTGCGCTGGATCCGATTTAGGCCCTTCTATAGGCTTTAAAGGCGACTCCAACTTCGCTATGTATTCTCGATATTTGGTCTCCTTCAACTTCTCCACAATTTCACGGTAGCCTATAGAGGGGGGGAGCTTCTGGCTCCCAGTTCTCGGATAGGAGATTAACGCGTCTAAGTATAGTCGTTCAGCCACGTTTAAAGTAAGTTTAGGAGGATATCGAAATCGTCTGTACGCTTCGGATTGTAAGGAGGCGATGTCAAACGGAGGTGGGGGAGGAGTTTTAACAAACGTTTTTCGAACCTCTCTCACCACTCCATCCGCTTTTTCGCATCGCCTACGCACCTCATCGGCTGCTTGGGCGCTCTCAATTTTGACCGAATACTCGGCTTTCAGCCTCACTCCGTCTACTTCAACATTTAGATAGGCTTCCCAGTATGGGTTTGGAACGTATGTTAAAATTTCCTTCTCTCTTTCAACGATGAATTTTAATGTGGGGCCTTGAACCCTACCCGTGCTTAGGGTTGAGTATCGGCCACTGACGTTTCTCGCCGACTCGGTTAAGGCCCTTGAAAGATTTATTCCGTAAAGCCAGTCCACTTCATGCCTACACATGCCGGCATGGATGAGCGGGTAGTCTAACGTCGGTGACCGGTTCTTGTAAGCTTCCCTCAACTCTTGATCCGTTAACGTGCTGAACTTCATTCGACCGGCCTGAACCGATCCGCAAGCGTATTTTACTATCGTATATCCGATTACAGAGCCCTCTACGTCGTAGTCGCAAGCGTTGACGATCTGGTCTACGTTCCGGGAAAGGCTAGCGATAACTTCGATGTAGGCTTTACACTTCACGGATTTTCTGTCGGATTCATGTTTGGGTTTCCAAGCGTAGTCCCACACTGGATACTCCCTCCGGCTTGAATCGTCTTTCTGCGCTACCTCGTAGAGGTGGCCTAGGGCGCTGCAAATCAATATATCCTCCTCAGGTGTTGCTAACTTGAAATATGTGACGCCGCGATCTATTTCCTTCACCGGTTTTTCACAGGCCAACGCGCAGGCGATCCTTTCAGCGGCCGCGGGTTTTTCGCATACGATGAGTATCTTACGCTTCAATCTCCGATCTAACCCTTAAATGCTCGATGACGGCTTTAACGGCCAGGCCTGTTTCCTTCAATCCATAAACCTTTTCCAAATAGTCTTTAAACTCCAGTTTCCCGTCGAAGGCTTTGAGCCAAACGTCGTAGCCTAGCCTCAGTTTTTCATAGGCTTCTTCGTGAATTGCACAGTACTCGCTTTGAGGTGACCGTGCCCCACATATAGGGCACCGCTGATCAGAAAGCTTCATCCCCAAAGTTCTCATCCCCTTTTGCCCGGTCTAGGCGCGAGAGAGCCGATGAGAAGCATTGTTGATGCTGCGAACTGGGCAACGGCGTATTTCACAATTACAGGCCACTGGATGAAAGGTTGAATAAGTTGAACGATGTTTTCAGCTGAGGCTTTAAAAGACGGCTCAATGGACGCCAGGTAAGCCGCCACCCTAACTGGTAACGGTGATGAAAGTATGAACAACCCGAACAGGGATCCCGCGTATAAGAACAATAGGAGCGAAGAAAACGCCGCTGCCTTATACGATGGCCGCGTGGCAGTCCTCCACTTTCCCATCAATGACCCGCGTATTGAATAACTCCAGGAGGCCGCTGCTTGTAGGATGGTGGCACCCGACACCAACCAGATTAAGGGAATGGAGTGTTTGAAATAGGGCGTTGTGAACGTAGTTTGTAATGGTGAGGCCTCGACGTATCTTGTAAAGTAGAGTTGGATGGCTGTGAAGGCTAGCATGTATAGTATGAGGTTGGCGGCGGATTTTCGACTCATTCCAGAATCCTCCTCGAGCTGATCGGTTTTCCAGAGCGCCTTTAGGATTCCACATACTGTCTTCTATAGTTTCTCGGCTCCTTTGAGATTCGAACCGTGGGATGGGCTTCCCTTTGTCCTCCAACGCTTACCTCGATGAGCTCCACTCTCCTACGAAACTCAGCTATGTTTCTGGATCCTGTATATCCCATGGCGTGCTTTAACCCACCAACCATGTCGCTTAGGATTTCAGAGGCTGAGCCCACATAGTCGACGATTGCTTCAACCCCTTCAGGGACGATCTTCCCTCTGGCGTCCATGAAGTATCTTCCAAGCCCGAATCTTTTCTCCAAGGCCCCTTCAGACCCCATACCTCTATACTCCTTGTAAAGCCTGCCCTCCAAGACTATTTTCCGTCCTGGAGCCTCCTCGGTTCCCGCCAGCAGGTTTCCAATCATCACGGCGCTGGCTCCCGCCGCTATCGCCTTAGCTATATCCCCGTATTGCTTTATCCCCCCGTCCGATATGATTGGTATCCCATGAGCTTCGGCTGATTCAACGCATCGTTCAATCGCCGTGATTTGTGGCACCCCAACCCCGGTCACAACCCTAGTCGTGCATATCGACCCTGAGCCAACTCCAACTTTCACGGCGTCGGCGCCAGCTGAAGCCAGATCCTCCACCCCCTCACCGGTTACCACGTTTCCAGCTATCACCTCAACATCGTACATTCGCTTAACGTCTTTCACCGTTTTGATGACGTTCTTTGAATGGCCGTGAGCTGAATCCACCACTATTACGTCCACACCGGCTTCGTAGAGGGCATCAACCCTTGTAAGGTCGTTTACCCCCACCGCCGCCCCCACCAGCAGTCTTCCATACTTATCTCTTGTAGCGTTTGGAAACTGCTCCTTTTTCAAAATATCCTTCACAGTTATCAAGCCTTCTAAATCGCCTTTCTCATCGACGACCAGAAGCTTTTCAATCTTGTTTTTCTGCAGTATCCTCTTCGCCTCCTCCCTGGTGATCCCTTTATTAACTGTGATGAGTCTGGTTGTCATGAGATCCCTTACCTTTAAAGACTCATCCTCCACGAACCTGATATCCCTTTTTGTAATGATGCCTGTTAACTTGTTTCCCTCGATGACGGGTATGCCTGATATGTTGTGATTCCGCATTAAATCTTTAATGTGGCCTACAGACTCTTCGGGACTTGTGGTTATGGGCTTTTCAATGATCCAGCTTTCATACCTCTTAACCCTTTGAACCTCCTCAACCTGTTTTTCAGTTGGGAGGTATTGGTGGATTACCCCTAACCCACCATTCTGGGCCATGGTAATGGCCATCTGGCTTTCAGTCACCGTGTCCATGGCCGCGCTGACAATTGGAATGTTTAGCTTGATGTTCCGAGTTAAAGGCGAGGACACATCAATTTCAGAGGGCAAAATCTCGGAGTATCTTGGGACTATCGTAACGTCATCGAAGGTCAAACCATAAGCCTTTGAAGACGCTTTTCCTCTCCGCGTCACCATACAATATTGGAATGAGAACTAGGATTTATACATTATCGAGGTTCATCGGCAATCCCCCTAGGTTGTAGATAGGAATATTTCTCATGTTTCTGATTAAACGGCAAGAAGTTCCCGCTGCAATCTTAACTAACTTGGGGAATAGATAGTGATCGGTTGATTTCTTCATTCGCCGCGCTTCTGGCCCTTCTTGAATTCTCCCCTCTTCTTTTTAACCATTCGGGGCTTGCCCAACTTTCGGTCGCCTCAGCGAAATAAACGTCAGTCTCATTTAAAAACTCTACGAGAAGGCGAAAAAAGAGCGCACAGGTATGTGGATGAAGGCGAATCTGTAAGGGGAATAGTATGAGGAGGCCTTTCATTAACTGTTTGCGCATGTGCGGCCTTAAAAACGCGATATCGTTATTACTGAAGCTGGTTATGATGAAGCTTTAAAGCGGAGCAACTTTGGGATTGCTGTTTACTGTCGATAGCCAATCCTAGTAGATCACGCTGAGCGGTGGAGAAAAGCTGTGAGAGTTGACGGTTATATAAAAAGGACTGACTTTCGTAAATTGTAGGCACCCTCCGAAGAGATTTCAAAGGTCTTAAAATAGAAAGGAGGCTCGTCTGCCATCGAGCCCACCCCTGTTTATAGAAGCCTAAACTATAAAACGGTGGAAGGTGAAATCCCGAATATGCGTTAATGGTTCGCTGAAGTGGAGGGTAGCCTGTGAACCGATGGAAAGATAAGTATCGTTGGCTCGAGCGTTTCATCTTGGAGAAGGGCGTGGGCGGTGTGGTTATAGCCTTTTCCGGCGGCGTGGACAGCTCTACCCTCACAGCTGTGACCTATAGGCTATTGGGAGACAGGGTGGTAGCGGTAACAGCCTCCTCCCCTACATATCCCCCTGAGGAGTTGGAGGAGGCCAAACAGGTTGCGAGTGAGATAGGCGTAAAACACATGGTTTTGGAGTCGGATGAGTTGAGTATTGAAGAGTTTTGTAGAAACCCTGAGAATCGTTGCTATTACTGTAAAGGACATCTGCTGAATCGATTGCTGGGTGTAGCGGAGGAGTTGGGTTTCAAGGTCGTGTTTGAGGGAACCAACTTATCGGATCTAAATGGGCATCGGCCTGGTTTCCAAGCGGTGGTGGAGCGGGCCAACGTTTTCAGCCCATGGGTTGAGGCTCGGTTCACTAAGGAGGAGGTTCGAGCCCTAGCGAA includes the following:
- the topA gene encoding DNA topoisomerase I, encoding MKRKILIVCEKPAAAERIACALACEKPVKEIDRGVTYFKLATPEEDILICSALGHLYEVAQKDDSSRREYPVWDYAWKPKHESDRKSVKCKAYIEVIASLSRNVDQIVNACDYDVEGSVIGYTIVKYACGSVQAGRMKFSTLTDQELREAYKNRSPTLDYPLIHAGMCRHEVDWLYGINLSRALTESARNVSGRYSTLSTGRVQGPTLKFIVEREKEILTYVPNPYWEAYLNVEVDGVRLKAEYSVKIESAQAADEVRRRCEKADGVVREVRKTFVKTPPPPPFDIASLQSEAYRRFRYPPKLTLNVAERLYLDALISYPRTGSQKLPPSIGYREIVEKLKETKYREYIAKLESPLKPIEGPKSDPAHPAIYPTGQRPIQPLPSYGEKIYDLIVRRFLSTFARPSLKEFLRAEIDVEGYSFYLKGLRVLEPGWTEIYPHLEAEGQPIPFIEEGMKVKVLKSVVQLKYTQPPPRFNPGSLLKRMEREEIGTKATRADIIDTLYSRGYVEGEQMKATILAQKVIDLLSHYCPEIIDVDLTRSLEEQMQKIELGLKTREEVVYQSSVNLRNALLKLKLEENNVGSQLSEALKRMKTENKALNTPCPSCGAPMKVVKSRSTGKRFIGCSNRCGFTLPLPQTGKLTLTDKKCSECGFQMVQVKTTRRRPLLTCPNCYVKRFRGQGGSASTEKTG
- a CDS encoding glycosyltransferase 87 family protein, with translation MKPLSLRRVIVFSLLSRLVLSPLTGHPWDLKVWLDVGKRVTEGDMNLYSLNGRPEWMWGYYAYPPGWMGWCGLAYLFNFNIHLYAIVLKLPIILSDLATGYLIYLTLRRLGQSEAESTCGAALYFLNPVSILISSVWGMFDAIPAMLTIMALNLFMEKSELRAGILLGLGILFKLYPVFLILAFLGQARQSGTTPRKLLGFLSTTAAIPLVASIPFILRDFKGYVNALLSHAAPSGYMSLWFTISHLFHPLKEKSGVLFLTMFITLNVFVFRRLSLSRGLNNESIYLTSLLIMLCFFIASPKVNPQYVVWLLPLAIIDFTTRRSVFTYGSLSGMTALTSLIITGAMAVNNSFLLVDVGFPDPAVVQSFMAAIAISSILFPILCLAYFRRTLTLGVYRPRWPGRLGVTLILIILALSYFTAPIPKKVDVKTPFILSMPESPATGFTPMLAEYGVREFQSKYRSDGVVLLFGPDFINTYSGYDPDRDVRMFFKAYYYDEWTQRSVRELVRNLHEEGVKAYLGIFTLKDYLVDGRGYVSPWLNNHSEVVDDNLLRFDKTLLENGSSQAYYVYFSEKTLRVVVDFNFDGVAILNLVLEVPPAGYFEGLLKLADHLNRTMEKEVILCDTIGRKAFNDYEALLTYSDHLIVQALPWSRGVYYMKGEYWFSSLMPQVAEAVMGVGPTGRARILLTVEVMDEQEGWVNSLYLIKRELNEFEKLGVGGLVLVYANRFSPYSLSRLDL
- the guaB gene encoding IMP dehydrogenase codes for the protein MVTRRGKASSKAYGLTFDDVTIVPRYSEILPSEIDVSSPLTRNIKLNIPIVSAAMDTVTESQMAITMAQNGGLGVIHQYLPTEKQVEEVQRVKRYESWIIEKPITTSPEESVGHIKDLMRNHNISGIPVIEGNKLTGIITKRDIRFVEDESLKVRDLMTTRLITVNKGITREEAKRILQKNKIEKLLVVDEKGDLEGLITVKDILKKEQFPNATRDKYGRLLVGAAVGVNDLTRVDALYEAGVDVIVVDSAHGHSKNVIKTVKDVKRMYDVEVIAGNVVTGEGVEDLASAGADAVKVGVGSGSICTTRVVTGVGVPQITAIERCVESAEAHGIPIISDGGIKQYGDIAKAIAAGASAVMIGNLLAGTEEAPGRKIVLEGRLYKEYRGMGSEGALEKRFGLGRYFMDARGKIVPEGVEAIVDYVGSASEILSDMVGGLKHAMGYTGSRNIAEFRRRVELIEVSVGGQREAHPTVRISKEPRNYRRQYVES
- a CDS encoding glycosyltransferase — its product is MKILPSGLSPLQQLILILTSILITAAGIYSLDLWYLTASSILKKKNDETPPPPRRWPNVSIHLPFYNERRVARRILEACARLDYPKKLLEVIVIDDSNDGTTAIVESFMRETNASVKLIHRNSREGFKAGALQRALEASSGDVIAIFDADFIPPRDFLKQVIPYLYMDDRVAFVQARWTYIDGEFSWYAKAISLAIDIYNKVDQVARYLANLIPHFNGTCAVFRKEAIVEVGGWKADTLAEDLDLSIRLKINGWKHIYLPNLEVPGEIPPTFKALKNQQYRWARGFTECLKKHWKALIAEKNLTFLQRFESIIYLATYTLCPISLVGMGVGAAYALMFPKNFYFENLKNYLLLIFNVILSSVIYTAPLAAATTTIFKSKNTLKDRARGFVKLIYLSIFFYTMLLNYSKAVIDGLFKSRGHFHRTPKTGKGQLTIHS
- the larE gene encoding ATP-dependent sacrificial sulfur transferase LarE; protein product: MNRWKDKYRWLERFILEKGVGGVVIAFSGGVDSSTLTAVTYRLLGDRVVAVTASSPTYPPEELEEAKQVASEIGVKHMVLESDELSIEEFCRNPENRCYYCKGHLLNRLLGVAEELGFKVVFEGTNLSDLNGHRPGFQAVVERANVFSPWVEARFTKEEVRALAKKLGLSVADKPSYACLSSRIPFGERITEDKLRRAWMAERAVKSLTGARQVRVRDHDSLARIEVDEKERRLFFSEDVMDKVASELKRLGFKYVTVDLEGYRSGSMLHALKWEKVN
- a CDS encoding glycosyltransferase, which translates into the protein MKRDSRPEIRESIKSKVRGKPRLRAAARPRASQMNGGLVSFVIPTRNEPKIGTLIEEVKRVMNSLRRRFEVIVIDRSDDDTMERAAKAGAKVYTQSSVGLGGALMEGLLKAKGDLVFTMDGDLSHNPQYIPRFLQGVELGFDVVVGSRKLPGGGIKGWGLSRKLISAVANAVGRWLAGVNVSDLTSGYRVYTAKAVRSLDPNLITARGFSFQLEILFHLLRNGFKATSVPIVFVDRKVGRSKLTKREVFEFLRTAFRLLRLRVRNVW
- the speB gene encoding agmatinase; translated protein: MLRLKVEGKDGRNMSEFYFSTVGRFLNSSTGYEEAEYVFFGAPFDGTSTYRPGSRFFPSSVREASVNIEGYSFRHNYDVEKAKIHDAGDLFVSNNAGEVVESVRKACFNILKDKKKIIMVGGEHTVTLGASRALSMDVGLLILDAHFDVRPEYMGSTIGHASVLRRIIEERGADKIVHLGVRAACEEEIAFVRKCGLKYLGSRAFMEKGQAVFKEVERELTRLDKVYVSLDMDVFDPSYAPGVGNPEPEGLSPTTMFGVLNRLEGRRVLGFDVTEGTPLLPDCGVTSILAAKTIFELVSASQKSS